From a region of the Tiliqua scincoides isolate rTilSci1 chromosome 4, rTilSci1.hap2, whole genome shotgun sequence genome:
- the OPRK1 gene encoding kappa-type opioid receptor, whose product MDPVYIFREEPSSTCSPGPCPLPSGSSSTWLVDWAKYSNNSSGMYEDFQQNHTNISPAIPIIITAVYSMVFVVGLVGNSLVMFVIIRYTKMKTATNIYIFNLALADALVTTTMPFQSTEYLMNSWPFGDVLCKIVISIDYYNMFTSIFTLTMMSVDRYVAVCHPVKALDFRTPLKAKIINICIWLLSSSVGISAIVLGGTKVREDTGSTECSLQFPDDDYVWWDIFMKICVFVFAFIIPVLIIVVCYTLMILRLKSVRLLSGSREKDRNLRRITRLVLVVVAVFIICWTPIHIFVLVEALGDVSHSTAAISSYYFCIALGYTNSSLNPILYAFLDENFKRCFKDFCFPFKMTRDRQSTTRVRNTIRDSAHAGDVDGTNKPV is encoded by the exons ATGGATCCAGTGTACATTTTTCGAGAGGAACCAAGTTCCACCTGCTCCCCAGGACCATGCCCACTTCCAAGTGGTAGCAGTAGCACCTGGCTTGTGGACTGGGCAAAATATAGCAACAACAGCAGTGGCATGTATGAGGACTTCCAGCAGAACCACACCAACATCTCTCCAGCCATTCCCATAATCATCACTGCTGTCTACTCCATGGTCTTTGTGGTGGGCTTAGTTGGCAACTCACTGGTCATGTTTGTCATCATAAG GTACACCAAGATGAAGACGGCAACCAACATCTATATTTTTAATCTGGCACTAGCAGACGCTCTCGTTACCACAACCATGCCTTTCCAAAGTACCGAGTACTTAATGAACTCTTGGCCATTTGGGGATGTGCTGTGTAAAATAGTAATTTCCATTGACTACTATAACATGTTTACCAGCATATTTACACTGACTATGATGAGTGTTGATCGATACGTTGCTGTGTGCCACCCTGTAAAGGCTCTGGACTTCCGCACACCTCTGAAGGCTAAGATTATCAATATATGTATTTGGCTCTTATCTTCATCGGTTGGTATATCAGCCATAGTCCTTGGAGGTACCAAGGTCAGGGAAG ATACAGGCAGTACCGAGTGTTCCTTGCAGTTTCCAGATGATGATTATGTCTGGTGGGACATCTTCATGAAAATCTGTGTCTTTGTCTTTGCATTCATTATTCCAGTGCTAATCATAGTTGTCTGCTATACTCTGATGATTCTGCGCTTGAAGAGCGTGCGACTTCTTTCTGGATCTCGAGAAAAAGACCGAAACCTCCGCCGCATCACCAGATTGGTTCTTGTCGTGGTAGCAGTTTTCATTATCTGTTGGACCCCGATACACATTTTCGTACTGGTTGAGGCCCTCGGGGATGTGTCCCACAGCACTGCCGCCATTTCCAGCTATTATTTCTGCATTGCTTTGGGCTACACTAACAGCAGTCTAAATCCCATCCTGTATGCTTTTCTGGATGAAAACTTCAAGCGATGCTTCAAAGATTTCTGCTTTCCTTTTAAGATGACAAGAGACAGGCAAAGCACCACAAGAGTCCGAAATACCATTCGGGACTCTGCTCATGCAGGAGACGTTGACGGGACAAACAAACCAGTATGA